The nucleotide sequence gtgaaggggatcccaccacctccctaggcagtcggttccattgccgaactgcccttactgtcaagaagttccttctaatgtccaatctgaatctacgctcctgcaacttaaaaccgttagacctagtcctaccctctggcgcagcagtgaacaaatctgtaccctcctctatgtgacagcccttcaggtacttaaagagcaTAAtaatgtcgcccctcagccttctcttcaccagactgaacatgccaagttccttcaacctttcctcataagacttgttctccgtaCCGGcaatcatccttgtcgccctcttctgaacctgctctaacttgtctatatctttcttaaaatgaggtgcccagaactgaatgcagtattccagatgaggcctgactaatgcagaatatagtggaactattacttccatcgacctggaaactatagctctgtttatgcatcccaaaaccgtgtttgccttttttgccgcagcatcacactgctgggtcatgttcaacttgcgatccactacagttccaaggtccttctcacatgcactactgctaagccgggtatttcccatcctgtacccgtgcattttgtttttgtggcctaaatgcagaatcttgcatttgtctttattgaatgacattttattaatttcagcccaattttctagtctatccaggtccctttggattttattcctgtcttccattgtgttagctatccctcccagtttcgtatcatccacaaatttcataaggcttccctccaccccatcatctaagtcattgataaaaatgttgaagagtatcggccccaggacaaaaccctgtggcactccacttgaaacctccttccagtccaaagcagagccactgacgaccactctttgagtacggttttccaaccagttgtgaatccacctgacagtatttccatgcagtccacatttgacgagtttgctaatcaaaaggtcgtgggggactttgtcaaatgctttgctgaaatctagatagatgacatctacagcatttccaccatctactaagctagtgacccgatcaaaaaaagagatgagattagtttgacaggattttttcttgacaaacccatgttggctcctactaatcacagcattgtcatctagattgttgccaatggactcttttattatccgttctaatatctttcctggtactgaagtcagactgaccggcctgtaattccccggatcttcttttttaccctttttaaagagcgagacgacgtttgcccatctccaatcctctggcacctctcctgttctccaggatttctcaaagatgatggcaagaggttccgagagtacatccgcaagttccttcaatactctgggatgcagttcatcaggccctggagatttgaactcatttaggttaactaggtatttcctgactatctccttatcaatctcgaactgcaatcccgaccccttaccgagattgctaccgatgcaaggttgcacactgttccctttttgggagaaaatggaggcaaaataggagttgagcagttctgcctgttatctgtcaacattttgcgctcctcattgagcagcagtcccaccatttccttggtctttctcttgcttcgaacacatctgaaaaccccctttttgttgttcctcgcttccctcgccagcctcagctcattctgggttttagctttccttacgctattcctgcaagcccgagccactcatcggtactcttccttggtgatgcatcctttcttccattctttatacatgctcttttttacttttacctcctccaccagtcttccatgtagccacactggctttttccgatgtcttctgtttttctttctctttggaattgtttgcaattgcgctatttgtaatacgttcttcatgaactcccatgcttcttgggctcttttttctttagtctatctagccacgggatcctacccatcatttccctgagcttgctaaaatcggctttcctgaaatccaaggtccatatttgactatattcttctttggctttccccagaatcacgaattccagcattacgtggtcactttcccccaaggtaccgaccgctttaattcccgtgaccaattcgtccctgttagttaagatcaggtccaggattgccgattcccttgttccttcttctactttttgaaagaggaaatttatcagcaaggcccatcaggaatttgttggaggctttgtgctttgcagagtttgtctcccagcagatatccgggtagttgaagtcccccatcactactacttcttgcctccctgagatttcagagatttgtttgagaaaggcctcgtctaccacctcttcttggccagggggtctgtagtagacacctactaccatgtcggttttatttgtttctccatttatttttacccaaatggtctctgtcggacccctttgttcgctctcttggatttccatagaggtgtatttgtctttgacgtataacgctactgcccctccttttctgttgcttctattctttctgtagagtttatatccttgaatggctatattccaatcatgggagtcatcccaccaagtctctgttatccctatgaagtcatatttgccttgatgcactaagacttcaagctccccttgcttatAGCCAATACTTATAGCCAAGAAGAAACTCGGCCTTCAAGAGGGGCTACGGGTAGAAGGAAAGGGAAGAGTCTGTGAGAAGTACCAGGAGCCCTTGAAACTCTTCTGTAAAGACCACAAAACCCCGATCTGTCTTGTGTGTGAGAAATCCAAGGAACATGAAAATCACAAGGTGATTCCTCTGGAAGAGGCTTCCCAGGCCTACAAGGTAGGAAATCGCTCTGGATCTTGACAGGGGTGAGAGGAAGAATAGGCATGAATGTgtgggaactgcaacaaaatatGGTAATACATCACCTTTGCCAGTCTGGGCCAGGAGAAATCATACACCAcacaaaaggggagggtgtcctcgaagctctgggccaggtgggatgcagtagAGGACACCCCCCCtttccctggggtgtatgatttctcCTGGCCCAGAACGgactttggggtgggcacccccaattatttattttttcttgtaaGTTTtcatctgctttggttttgcgtagatgccctcctccgtgccctgctcccagtagaagctctgggccaggcaggatgcactggcatctcataaaggacaccctcccctttcctgggctgtatgattgtcctggcccagaggagattttggggtgggcacccccagttactcattttttcctgcaagtttttgtctgctttggttttgcgtagatgccctcctccgtgccctgtgcccagcagaagctctgggccaggcaggacgcagtggcatctcataggggataccctcccctttcatggggtgtgtgatttgtcctggcccagagcagagtttgggatgggcaccctcagttacttattttttatgattttatgacatcattatgtatttatgatagcATCAGAAGCCTGacgattttgattgcataaatgtattgttattcttgacggggagagtcccccgatcacagtgatatatcatacagggcaCCCCAACatgtattttggggttcagagaactgttaactttggcttgaagttgctgtagctgtcaactttccttcttttttagtgttttgaactttcaagcaaataaggaactgggaactaggaaccaactttagCATCGTCTCACTAAGTGgatccttggtctgatccaggagggttTTGCTCATGTTCTTCTTAGAGTTTCGGAAGGAGGAGGTGGGGAAATAGTCCAGGGTCATGTATATTTTCCTGGGACAAATGAAAAGCAACATCCTactcatgtttacttagaagtaagccccactgtgttcaatggggcttactcccagacgAGTGGACAGAGGGCTGTTGTGTAACAATAGCCATCTTCAGGTGTTTGCCTGAACACGCAGGGGATTAAAAGTCTTTAGTGGACTGGGCACATATGCAAGACCTGGCCCCACTGTTTCCCTGCATGTAGGCTAGAGCAAATCCCTTAGGAAAAGTtaaaacatttggggctttttagttcagggaaaaaaggtgagtaaatTGGGGATATGATAGGTGTACAAGATTTTGCCTCATATCACGTGGAGAGGAAAAATTAACTAGGTGTTGCatgcaactaagttctactctgaGTGGACCCATCAAAAGTAATGAAGCTAAGTTAGTCacatccattaacttcagtgggtctactctgagttggacaaGCCTACACTACAACTCCCAAACCCCACAGCTCTGCTTCAAAATGGGATTTTGTTTTCTCTGCAGAATGGGGTCAGCAGCTGCCTAGACAATCTGAGAAAGAAGACAGAGAAAATCCTGACATTCAAAGCAGATACTGAAAAGGAAAGCCAAAACCTGCTTGTGAACATCACTATTACTTCGAAACAAAAAAGTACTACGGCCTAGAATCAATATCTGGGGAAAGTGGATATGAAATGTAGAAAGAGATACTGtacaatgttttttaaatgaactgtTTGGAACTGCCTGATTTCCCTCAGAAAATGTTAATCAAAGACTATTctgagaggagggagagggcttGTTAAGTTTTTCTGAAACTCTTTCCCTGCTAAATATTGGTGTGATTTCTCTGAAATGTCAGAAGTGCCCTTCCCTGGGAATTCTCATAACTGATTCCTTGATAGTGCTAAGTCAGACTATATTTATTCCTGATATTGGTCTGCTGTTCTCTTCTTTCCATTTACTTGTTGAAGGGGCAAATTGATGCAGAGAGGGGAAAGACAGTGGCTGAGTTCAGATGGCTGCGCCAGTTTCTGGAAGAACAAGAGAAGCTTCTCCTGGCCCAGATGGAAGAGGTGGCGAAGGAGATTGCAAGGAAAAGGGATGAGCACCTGGCCAGGCTCTCCGAGGACCTCTCCTGTCTCGAAAGCACCATCCAGGAGATGGAGGACAAGCATTGGAAACCAGCCAGTGAGCTCCTGCAGGTAAATTCTGGTCCTTGGATGACAGAGTGGAGTGTGCCACATCAATATACAGACAGGGGAGGAAGGCTGTCCCCTaagtcttctctccccctcccccatgctattctagGGACTTGCTATTGTTACGTAGAGGAGCCATCATAAGTATGATTCTCCACCTGCAGTTGGAAGTGGTAGACTGTATCCCAGAACTCACTTTTAAACCAAAGTTGCATATAAGCAGCCCACTTATTTATTTTACCGTCTCTTTGCCTGCTGGTCATGCTGCTGTTGGAACCCACCTTAGATCAGGGTGTGACCTGGTAGAGGGTCCCAACTAATACTCAATTCCAGTAgttcccagcctttatgagtacgggaccccctttgtaacctcaaaaacTCTTCatgacccccacatgctaattgttgtactTTTCGTCCGTGTTGattgaaaaaaatacataatgaagcattaaataatgtcactttttattcatcacaaaaacaaatatgatgatgatgctgtttattacctacccttcaccagaagggcccagagcaggttacagtaATATAAGCTACATTTAACaatttttgaaggaaatgaaaggaaggagataaaagcaaaccacccagagtggtgaacagagcctggttgatgccGGGGCATTGGGACTCCCGTTTTAAGTGTTCCACCTGTACACAACGATGCTTCCTCTACAGCACTTGactcaggaagctccatatgacaataataatatgtttgacagacagaatgtcaacaggtgacgTTTCCCCCATAATTGTGTTTCCATCCTAGAAAAtgcttaatttaatttctgtttaatttctgcctgccatacatctgttaaaggcacaagagcctccCCCAGTGCCAACCTTAAGttaagagtgaaaacaacatttgGGCAACTCAACATATTTTaagatatttaaaaatgtatttaaaattagggttgccaggttcaatccctgagactgatcctgtatctttaggagaaaagaaagtcagccaaatgcaggtgttcttgcaacactgtagtgggaaaaaccacaaggtggaattctccctcctccctgcagaaCTTAGAAGTTAGGTCATACTAAGGAACCTAAACATTCTGTTTAGTAGCTAGGCTTGTTGTCTCTGGCGCATGTTAGGAGGCATCCAAATGCATAGTAAGGAGAGATATATGGCTTTGAATGAAGCATTGTGTATCAATAAACTGATTCATTTCAGGTCCAATCTTGAGTCTGTCGTTCTTTATCACTGGTTGTGCTGGGCTCCTGGTGTGCTAATTCAGACCCTGATTACCTAGTCAAATTCACAGTTAAGAACAACTTCTGCTAAAGCCTCTTGTTGTTAAAACTGCACAAAAGAGATTCAAGTACTCTGTGCTGGTATGTGGATGTCTCTTTACCCTGTCCTCAGTGGAAAGAGTTTCGTTTGCTTGTTTTTGAGGGAAGGATAGCTGCAGGAGTCTGGGGCTTCTTTAAGCCATGCTGTGGACATTTAGTGGCTTAGAAGAATTAAAAACAGAACAGGAGTGATGGTCACATATGACCACTTAGGCAAGATGCCCTGTAGGGCAAACTGGTAAAGGGGAGTGGGTGGAATTGATCCTCTGAAGTGTTTGGATGGGTTAACAAACACAACAGCAGCAAGAACATTTAAgtacttaatactgggaacgatctatcgtccccctgatcaaaatgctcagggagaccttgagatgagatatgaaattgaggaagcatccaaactaggaaatgtggtagtaatgggtgacttcaactacccggacatagactggccacatatgagttccagtcatgacaaagaagcaaagtttctagatattataaatgactattccctagaccagttggtcatggaaccgaccagagggacggcaaccctggacttaatcttcagtggggaccgggacctggtgcgagatgtaagtgttgttgaaccgattgggagcagtgaccacagtgctattaaattaaacatacatgtaactggccaattgccaagaaaatccaacacggtcacatttgacttcaaaagaggaaacttcacaaaaatgaggggattggtaaaaagaaagctgaaaaacaaagtccagagggtcacatcactcaaaaatgcttggaagttgtttaaaaacactatattagaagctcaactggagtgcataccgcagatcagaaaaggtactgccagggccaagaagatgccagcatggttaacgagcaaagtcaaggaagctcttagaggcaaaaagtcttccttcagaaaatggaagtcttgtccaaatgaagaaaataaaaaagaacacaaactctggcaaaagaaatgcaagaagacaataagggatgctaaaaaagaatttgaggagcacattgctaaggacataaaaaccaataacaaaaaattctataaatacattcaaagcaggagaccatctagggagacgattggacccttggatgataagggagtcaaaggtgtactaaagaacgataaggagattgcagagaagctaaatgaattctttgcatctgtcttcacagtggaagatatagggcagatccctgaacctgaactaacatttgcaggaagggattctgaggaactgagacaaatagcggtaacgagaaaggaagttctaagcttaatggacaatataaaaactgacaaatcaccgggcccggatggcatccacccgagagttctcaaagaactcaaaggagaaattgctgatctgctaactaaaatatgtaacttgtcccttgtgtcctcctccgtgcctgaggactggaaagtggcaaatgtaatgccaatcttcaaaaagggatccagaggggatcccggaaattacaggccagttagcttaacttctgtccctggaaaactggtagaaagtataattaaagctagattaactaaacacatagaagaacaagccttgctgaagcagagccagcatggcttctgcaagggaaagtcctgtctcagtaacctattagaattctttgagagtgtcaacaagcatatagatagaggtgatccagtggacatagtgtacttagactttcaaaaagcatttgacaaggtacctcaccaaaggcttctgaggaagcttagcagtcatggaataagaggagaggtcctcttgtggataaggaattggttaagaagcagaaagcagagagtaggaataaacagacagttctcccaatggagggctgtagaaagtggagtccctcaaggatcggtattgggacctgtacttttcaacttgttcattaatgacctagaattaggagtgagcagtgaagtggccaagtttgctgacgacactaaattgttcagggttgttaaaacaaaaagggattgcgaagagctccaaaaagacctctccaaactgagtgaaagggtggaaaaatggcaaatgcaattcaatataaacaagtgtaaaattatgcatattggagcaaaaaatctgaatttcacatatacgctcatggggtctgaactggcggtgaccgaccaggagagagacctcggggttgtagtggacagcacgatgaaaatgtcgacccagtgtgcggcagctgtgaaaaaggcaaattccatgctagcgataattaggaaaggtattgaaaataaaacagtcgatatcctaatgccgttatataaatctatggtgcggccg is from Rhineura floridana isolate rRhiFlo1 chromosome 3, rRhiFlo1.hap2, whole genome shotgun sequence and encodes:
- the LOC133378866 gene encoding zinc finger protein RFP-like, whose protein sequence is MAYLGGPIWDLCEEATCSICLQYFQDPVIIPECGHNFCRACLSWCWEKAGAEASCPQCRETVQHRTLISNRPLANPILIAKKKLGLQEGLRVEGKGRVCEKYQEPLKLFCKDHKTPICLVCEKSKEHENHKVIPLEEASQAYKNGVSSCLDNLRKKTEKILTFKADTEKESQNLLGQIDAERGKTVAEFRWLRQFLEEQEKLLLAQMEEVAKEIARKRDEHLARLSEDLSCLESTIQEMEDKHWKPASELLQDIGSFLQR